The segment TATAAAAATATTTTGGTCGTTGGCGCATACGGCATGAGCAAATATCTGAATTTTGATGATTACAAAATTGCATCGTTGTTTGCCGACGGCGCGGGAGCCGTCGTAATTCAACCTTCCAAAGATAACTCCGGCTTCATCGACAGCCAAATGTACACGGATGGCCAATATCACGACTACATGGGTATCTATGCCGGCGGCACAGCCCAGCCTGTTTCTCACATGGTGGTCGAAAACAAACAACATCTGCTTGCCTTCCCTAAGCGCATTCCACCTGAAACCAATGGCATTCATTGGCCTCGTTTGACGAATGTCCTTTTGGATCGCCTCCAAAAGAAGGCCAGCGACATCAATCACTTCTTCATCACGCAGTTTAATGTTCAAAGCATCTACGAAACTCTTGATAAACTCGAGCTTCCTCGCGACCGCGCCCATTACATCATGGACCGCTTCGGCTATACAGGTTCTGCATCAATTGGTATGGCTCTGGCCGACGCCGCTCAACAGAAGAAAATGAAAAAAGGTGATTTGGTATTTATGTTGGGCTCTGGTGGTGGTATGTCCATGGCCGCGCTTGCATTGGAATGGGGCTATGACTGCTAGTATAGAACTTGATTGGCTAAAAAAATGGGATCTTTACTCTCCGAAGAATATCGCTATTAAAGATGGCGAGACCGGCCGTGAACTATCCTATGCTCAACTTTTTGAGATGGCCAATCGTGGCAGCCAATATTTGCGCGGAACTTTCGGTATCAGCAAAGGGGACCGCGTTGCGGTTCTTGCCACCAATGAACTTGAATATGTGATTTTGTTCTTTGCTCTGCAAAGGCTGGGCGCCATCATGGTTCCAGTGAATTTCCGCCTCACTCAGCGCGAGGTGGATCACATCATCACGGATTCCGCGCCCAAATTAGTGATTTGCCAAGAAGCTTTTATTGGCATTCTTGAAAAACTCCCAACTTCAGTTAAAGCGGAAAAGCTTCTTCTGCAAGGCCCGCACAGTTTTGCTGAAGAGATCCTGAAAGCCTCTGCCGAAGTTTATCCTTTTGTTCCTGAAGAGACAGATCCAGTGATGATTCTTTACACTTCAGGCACAACCGGATCTCCAAAAGGCGCCATTCTTACTCACAAGATGATCTTTTGGAATTCAATCAACACAACCTTCCGACTGAATATTTCACAGACGGATTGCACGGTCAGTTTCTTGCCCTTCTTCCACACTGGCGGATGGAACGTGCTAACAACGCCCTTCATCCACCGCGGCGCTAAAGTTGTGATTCTAAAGAAATTCGATGCCGAGCAGATTCTCTTGCTGTCTGAAAAAGAAAAAGCGACGATTCTTTTCGGCGTCCCTACAACGATGGATATGATGGTGCGCTCACCGCTCTTTGCGAAAAGCGATCTTTCAAGCATTCGCTACTCCATCGTTGGTGGTGAACCGATGCCCATCGAACTTATCAAAGTTTGGGACAAAAAAGGGATTCCGATTCGCCAAGGTTATGGCCTGACTGAATTTGGACCGAGTGTGTTTTCTTTGAATGAAGAAGATGCTCTTCGCAAAATTGGCTCCATCGGGTTTCCCAATTTTTATGTCGAGGCAAAGGTCGTCGACAATGAGGGTCACGAGTTGGGTGCGGATGAGATCGGCGAGCTGGTCTTAAAAGGACCTGCGTGCATGCAAGGCTATTGGCACAACGAGAAGGCGACCAAAGAGACCATCAAAGACGGCTGGCTCTACACGGGGGACCTCGTACGTCGTGACTCTGAAGGTTACTACTATGTTGTCGGTCGCAAAAAGGAAATGTTCATCTCCGGCGGAGAAAACGTTTATCCCGTAGAGCTTGAGCAAGTCCTGCGCGCCTGCCCTGGAGTTCTGGAAGTGGCGGTCATTGGTGTTCCCGATGAAAAATGGGGCGAAGTCGGCAAAGCCTTTATTGTCCGCCAGCACGAGTCTGTACTGACCCAACACCTGTTGGATCATTGCCTTCAGAACCTTGCGAAGTTCAAAATTCCAAAACACTTTATATTCCTCGATGCTCTTCCTAAGGGCGACAGCGGGAAAATCCTCAAACGCAAACTGCAGGAGCTTGCTTAGTTAGCAGCTGTCTCATTCCGAGAATTTCCATCTGAGATTAGGCCAAAGTCCGGGAGGCTTGTGAGTTTTTTTCGCATCAAGCCTCTCACCTGGTGTAAACTAATTGGGATGGAGGCCCTATGAAAGAGGCGAGAAAACTAAAGCTCTCCTGGAAGATGAAGGGAGTGGCAGCACTTCTTGTTATCGCCCCGATCACTACCGTCATGGTCGGCGCAATTAAGCAATCATCCCTTGAAACTCGCATCCAAAATCGCGGCATTGCATCCGTCAATGAATACAGTTCCACGACCACCTCCGATGTCGCCGGAATGGATCTTTCACATCTTTCTCTTGCAGAACTTAAGAAAACTTTTAAATACCAACTCCTGCGTGACGTGCATGCGACAAAGTTCAAAGACTCTATCAACCTGACTCTGGGTGTTTTCTTTGTAAAAGATGACCGCGGAAATAAAGTCTTCGCCTGCGACCGCTATCCACAGATTCAACTGACCCTGGACTCAAACAACTCAACGAAGATCCTCGAAAGCCCTTGCAGCATCAGCGCCGACCAAAATCACATCGAAGCCACCGCGATCAATTTCGAAAGTTCTGACAATGCTCAATGGAAAGTCACAGACTTGAAACTCTTGGGTCAGCGACAAGGGGATAATTTGGAAGTCAACCCGAGCGAGATTCGCTCGGTACTGGGGCAAGAGATTGAGATCGAGGATATTCGCTAACGAATCGGTTCAAACTGCGGAACGTATCGAACCTTGTCTTCGCCTTTGGTCTTCGCCTCATAACCTTCATAGTCGCGGCGATGGGTTTCGA is part of the Bdellovibrio svalbardensis genome and harbors:
- a CDS encoding ketoacyl-ACP synthase III translates to MRRAVIVGTGMYAPEKVVTNQYFNDLYKKDIGTFLEQSRNIKERRWMSQDQRTSDLIIPAAEQAMKTAGITAKDLDLIVVSTDTPDYLSPSTASVVAYRMGAVNAGTYDINSACAGFVVGCDIATKYIAADAKYKNILVVGAYGMSKYLNFDDYKIASLFADGAGAVVIQPSKDNSGFIDSQMYTDGQYHDYMGIYAGGTAQPVSHMVVENKQHLLAFPKRIPPETNGIHWPRLTNVLLDRLQKKASDINHFFITQFNVQSIYETLDKLELPRDRAHYIMDRFGYTGSASIGMALADAAQQKKMKKGDLVFMLGSGGGMSMAALALEWGYDC
- a CDS encoding class I adenylate-forming enzyme family protein — translated: MTASIELDWLKKWDLYSPKNIAIKDGETGRELSYAQLFEMANRGSQYLRGTFGISKGDRVAVLATNELEYVILFFALQRLGAIMVPVNFRLTQREVDHIITDSAPKLVICQEAFIGILEKLPTSVKAEKLLLQGPHSFAEEILKASAEVYPFVPEETDPVMILYTSGTTGSPKGAILTHKMIFWNSINTTFRLNISQTDCTVSFLPFFHTGGWNVLTTPFIHRGAKVVILKKFDAEQILLLSEKEKATILFGVPTTMDMMVRSPLFAKSDLSSIRYSIVGGEPMPIELIKVWDKKGIPIRQGYGLTEFGPSVFSLNEEDALRKIGSIGFPNFYVEAKVVDNEGHELGADEIGELVLKGPACMQGYWHNEKATKETIKDGWLYTGDLVRRDSEGYYYVVGRKKEMFISGGENVYPVELEQVLRACPGVLEVAVIGVPDEKWGEVGKAFIVRQHESVLTQHLLDHCLQNLAKFKIPKHFIFLDALPKGDSGKILKRKLQELA